A stretch of the Streptomyces sp. NBC_00078 genome encodes the following:
- a CDS encoding aldo/keto reductase, protein MERRTIGAGALEVGAVGLGCMPMSWAYSGSRQRGDESVRAVQRALDAGSTLLDTADMYGPFTNELLVGRVLKERREDAFVSTKVGLLVGEQHIVANGRPGYVKRACDASLRRLQTDVIDLYQLHRADPEVPVEETWGAMAELVRAGKVRALGLCAVGARGGRRPGGRLHDATIRQLQRVQQVFPVSAVEAELSVWSPEALEALLPWCEARGVGFLAAMPLGNGFLTGTLTPGEGFEPDDVRARHPRFTAEMMAANQPIVAGLRRVAARHGDGVTPAQVALAWVLTQGRHVIPVPGTKRERWATENAASTALSLTPQDLTEVAALPAARGSWD, encoded by the coding sequence GTGGAGCGCAGGACGATCGGCGCGGGGGCGCTCGAGGTGGGGGCCGTCGGCCTTGGGTGCATGCCGATGAGCTGGGCGTACAGCGGGTCGCGGCAGCGGGGCGACGAGTCGGTCAGGGCCGTGCAGCGCGCGCTGGACGCGGGCTCGACGCTCCTGGACACGGCCGACATGTACGGCCCGTTCACCAATGAGCTGCTGGTGGGGCGGGTGCTGAAGGAGCGGCGCGAGGACGCCTTCGTGTCGACGAAGGTGGGGCTGCTGGTGGGCGAGCAGCACATCGTGGCCAATGGCCGCCCCGGCTATGTGAAGCGCGCCTGTGACGCGTCGCTGCGGCGCCTGCAGACGGACGTCATCGACCTCTACCAGCTGCATCGCGCGGACCCCGAGGTGCCCGTCGAGGAGACGTGGGGTGCGATGGCGGAGCTCGTCCGGGCGGGAAAGGTGAGGGCGTTGGGGCTGTGCGCGGTCGGTGCGCGGGGCGGCCGCAGGCCCGGCGGGCGGTTGCACGACGCGACGATCAGGCAGCTTCAGCGGGTGCAGCAGGTGTTCCCGGTGAGCGCGGTGGAGGCCGAGCTGTCGGTGTGGTCGCCGGAGGCGCTGGAGGCGCTGCTGCCGTGGTGCGAGGCGCGCGGCGTCGGCTTCCTGGCCGCGATGCCGCTCGGCAACGGCTTCCTGACCGGCACGCTCACACCCGGTGAGGGATTCGAACCGGACGACGTCCGCGCCCGCCACCCCCGTTTCACCGCGGAGATGATGGCCGCGAACCAGCCGATCGTGGCGGGCCTGCGCCGCGTCGCGGCCCGCCACGGCGACGGGGTCACGCCCGCTCAGGTGGCCCTGGCCTGGGTGCTCACGCAGGGGCGGCATGTGATCCCGGTCCCGGGCACCAAGCGGGAACGCTGGGCCACGGAGAACGCGGCATCCACGGCGCTGAGCCTGACACCCCAGGACCTGACCGAGGTGGCGGCGCTGCCCGCCGCACGGGGATCCTGGGACTGA
- a CDS encoding sorbosone dehydrogenase family protein — protein sequence MPAVLAATALLLTAGCSSGGGGGGGGGSAGAGDGRTPGSTTANSSPSQQSAEQAPPAKGSVKVLRTVATGLNTPWGLTPLPDGGLLVASRDKGTITKVDEKTGKKTELGAVSGVSPAGEGGLLGIALSPDYASDHMIYAYFTSPSDNRIVRMLYDAKKPSGEQLGAPDTIFKGIPKGYIHNGGRIAFGPDRMLYAGTGESGDRGLAQDKKSLGGKILRLTPEGEPAPGNPFPDSPVYTYGHRNVQGLAWDSKQRLFASEFGQDTWDELNAIKPGDDYGWPDAEGRSSDSKYHNPIAQWHTDDASPSGIAYAEGSVWMAGLKGQRLWRIPLKGTKASADPQAFLTGTYGRLRTVVSAGGDKLWLTTSNTDGRGNPKSGDDRILELQVK from the coding sequence GTGCCGGCCGTGCTGGCCGCGACCGCGCTCCTGCTGACGGCCGGCTGCTCTTCCGGAGGAGGAGGAGGAGGAGGCGGGGGGTCCGCCGGTGCCGGTGACGGCAGGACGCCGGGGAGTACGACGGCGAACTCGTCCCCCTCGCAACAGTCGGCCGAGCAGGCCCCGCCCGCCAAGGGGTCGGTCAAGGTGCTGCGGACGGTCGCCACGGGCCTGAACACCCCCTGGGGCCTCACCCCGCTGCCCGACGGCGGCCTGCTGGTCGCATCCCGCGACAAGGGGACGATCACGAAGGTCGACGAGAAGACGGGCAAGAAGACCGAACTCGGCGCCGTGTCCGGCGTCTCCCCGGCCGGCGAGGGCGGTCTGCTCGGCATCGCCCTCTCCCCGGACTACGCCTCGGACCACATGATCTACGCGTACTTCACCTCGCCTTCGGACAACCGCATCGTCCGGATGCTGTACGACGCGAAGAAGCCCTCGGGTGAACAGCTGGGCGCGCCCGACACGATCTTCAAGGGCATACCCAAGGGCTACATCCACAACGGCGGCCGCATCGCCTTCGGCCCGGACAGGATGCTGTACGCGGGCACGGGCGAGAGCGGTGACCGTGGCCTGGCCCAGGACAAGAAGTCCCTGGGCGGCAAGATCCTGCGTCTGACCCCGGAGGGCGAACCGGCTCCCGGCAACCCGTTCCCGGACTCCCCCGTCTACACCTATGGCCACCGCAATGTGCAGGGCCTCGCCTGGGATTCCAAACAACGCCTGTTCGCCTCGGAGTTCGGCCAGGACACCTGGGACGAGCTGAACGCGATCAAGCCGGGTGACGACTACGGCTGGCCGGACGCCGAGGGCAGGTCGTCCGACTCCAAGTACCACAACCCGATAGCCCAGTGGCACACGGACGACGCTTCCCCCAGCGGCATCGCGTACGCCGAGGGTTCCGTCTGGATGGCGGGACTGAAGGGCCAGCGCCTGTGGCGGATACCCCTGAAGGGCACGAAGGCCTCGGCCGACCCGCAGGCCTTCCTCACCGGCACGTACGGCCGACTGCGCACGGTGGTGTCGGCGGGCGGCGACAAGCTGTGGCTGACGACCAGCAACACGGACGGCCGGGGGAACCCGAAGAGCGGGGACGACCGGATCCTGGAACTGCAGGTGAAGTAG
- a CDS encoding DUF6191 domain-containing protein, which yields MFNAFEELFAPGRKHTHDEEKRLELTREDVGDADPGRGPIDLSSGKVVVRRPSPETSQTPEVPEERDEPDGSKPTE from the coding sequence GTGTTCAACGCCTTCGAGGAACTGTTCGCCCCCGGCCGCAAGCACACCCACGACGAAGAGAAGCGGCTGGAGCTGACCCGGGAGGACGTGGGGGACGCGGACCCAGGGCGCGGCCCGATAGATCTCTCGTCCGGCAAGGTCGTCGTACGACGGCCGAGCCCCGAGACGTCGCAGACGCCGGAGGTGCCGGAGGAGCGGGACGAGCCGGACGGGTCGAAGCCCACCGAATAG
- a CDS encoding GNAT family N-acetyltransferase, with product MYAISLGDDAELRALEPWHAEEFLAHLERGREFIGQFIPFGSKAVDVPSARAALQRYADMRAADTGSLHGLWLEGKLVGGVLFLNFDADNGNCEVGCWLEPAGTGRGLVTRAMRVLIDFAVDQRGIHRVEWVAAAGNEPSLNVARRLGMTRDGVRREAHPYRGVRHDLEVWSILAPKWREVRARAAHNDH from the coding sequence ATGTACGCGATATCTCTGGGTGACGATGCCGAACTCCGGGCGCTGGAGCCCTGGCACGCCGAGGAGTTTTTGGCGCACCTGGAGCGCGGGCGGGAGTTCATCGGGCAGTTCATCCCGTTCGGCTCCAAGGCCGTCGACGTGCCCTCCGCGCGCGCGGCGCTCCAGCGCTACGCCGACATGCGCGCCGCCGACACCGGCTCGCTGCACGGCCTGTGGCTGGAGGGCAAGCTCGTGGGCGGCGTGCTCTTCCTGAATTTCGACGCGGACAACGGCAACTGCGAGGTCGGCTGCTGGCTGGAGCCCGCCGGCACCGGACGCGGCCTCGTCACGCGCGCGATGCGGGTGCTGATCGACTTCGCGGTCGATCAGCGCGGCATCCATCGTGTGGAATGGGTCGCCGCCGCGGGCAACGAGCCCAGCCTGAACGTCGCCCGCCGTCTGGGTATGACCCGCGATGGGGTACGCCGGGAGGCGCACCCCTATCGTGGCGTACGGCACGACCTGGAGGTGTGGTCGATCCTCGCCCCGAAATGGCGTGAAGTACGCGCGCGTGCCGCGCACAACGATCATTAA
- a CDS encoding helix-turn-helix transcriptional regulator, producing the protein MLGLVETRSVSPVFVGRAQELDTLNDALARAAAGEPQALLIGGEAGVGKTRLVEEFATAACRAGAVVALGGCVEIGADGLPFAPFSTALRALRRELPDQLAAAAAGQEEELTRLLPELGESSGGRHDEECMARLFELTARLLERVAADRTVVVALEDLHWADASTRHLLAYLFRTLRTGRLVVLATYRADDIHRRHPLRPLLAELDRLRTVRRIELARFNREEVGRQIAGILAAEPDPTQVDEIFERSDGNAFFVEELAVCAHEGCRTGLTDSLRDLLLVRVEGLPESAQRVARIVAEGGSTVEYRLLAAVARLTEDDLIDALRAAVNANILLATSAGDGYRFRHSLVREAVSDDLLPGERSRLNRRYAEALEADPTLVPAGERVMRLASYWYHAHHVAKALPAVLDASVVARSRHAYSEQLRLLERAMELWDTAPEETRDRLRPIDYTEVYPPCGCDPATTPLRYLDLMAEAAVAGRLSGQRERALKITKRALHLLGDEGDPLRAAWFWVQRSRLVQALARGDGWQELGTAQQLMRGLPPSEVHAEVLATAANWSMLHEPGPDALSAAERAVEYARMVGAREIELNARLTLGGLMVDAGSAEQGLAEMYEVRDRALAEGVSYVAGRAYVNLPSELDAVGRTREAVPLLQEGLVYTRKFGQLDSEAWVWANLSEALYSLGRWDEAADAAAGALRVGLSAKPQGGGAVCLAHVALGRGDLPEAARQLASARAYLGTHDPMPQHTFLLSRIEIGVAAGEGRLLDARAELARALVPDIAPGTQRYGWPLLLAAATAEADARTLPVAAAGRAEVLERLREAARKTTTDAPVWLAHERWVRAELTRAEGHDSADTWSEVVTAFERLDRPYDLARVRHRLAEALLTAGGEDERDRAAELLRLAHAVADHLGARPLADAVALLAQRARLALGRVPAQRPADPAEALGLTSRERDVLRLVAAGRTNRQIAEELFISPKTASVHVSNILAKLGVSGRGEAAAVAHRLELFATGDGDRLVAG; encoded by the coding sequence ATGCTCGGGCTCGTGGAGACCAGGTCCGTCAGTCCGGTGTTCGTCGGTCGCGCCCAAGAACTGGACACGCTGAACGATGCGCTCGCCCGCGCCGCCGCGGGCGAGCCGCAGGCGTTGCTGATCGGCGGCGAGGCCGGGGTCGGCAAGACCCGGCTGGTCGAGGAGTTCGCCACCGCCGCCTGCCGGGCGGGCGCCGTCGTGGCACTCGGCGGGTGCGTGGAGATCGGCGCCGACGGACTGCCGTTCGCCCCGTTCTCCACGGCCCTGCGTGCCCTGCGCCGCGAACTGCCCGATCAGCTCGCCGCCGCGGCCGCCGGGCAGGAGGAGGAACTGACCCGCCTGCTGCCCGAGTTGGGCGAGTCCAGCGGAGGTCGCCACGACGAGGAGTGCATGGCCCGCCTCTTCGAACTCACCGCCCGACTCCTGGAGCGCGTCGCCGCCGACCGCACCGTCGTCGTCGCCCTGGAGGACCTTCACTGGGCCGACGCCTCCACCCGCCACCTCCTCGCCTATCTCTTCCGCACCCTGCGCACCGGCCGCCTCGTCGTCCTCGCCACCTACCGCGCCGACGACATCCATCGCCGCCACCCGCTGCGCCCCCTGCTCGCCGAACTCGACCGGCTGCGCACCGTCCGCCGCATCGAGCTGGCCCGCTTCAACCGGGAGGAGGTCGGCCGTCAGATCGCCGGCATCCTCGCCGCCGAACCCGACCCGACTCAGGTCGACGAGATCTTCGAACGCTCCGACGGCAACGCCTTCTTCGTCGAGGAACTCGCCGTCTGCGCCCACGAGGGCTGCCGCACCGGACTCACCGACTCCCTCCGCGACCTGCTCCTGGTCCGCGTCGAAGGCCTGCCGGAGAGCGCCCAGCGGGTCGCCAGGATCGTCGCCGAAGGCGGCTCCACCGTGGAGTACCGGCTGCTCGCCGCTGTCGCCCGGCTCACCGAGGACGACCTCATCGACGCGCTGCGGGCCGCGGTGAACGCCAACATCCTGCTGGCCACGTCCGCAGGCGACGGCTACCGCTTCCGCCACTCCCTGGTCCGCGAGGCCGTCAGCGACGATCTGCTGCCCGGCGAGCGCTCCCGCCTCAACCGCCGCTACGCCGAAGCCCTGGAGGCCGACCCCACGCTCGTCCCCGCGGGCGAGCGCGTCATGCGCCTGGCCAGCTACTGGTACCACGCCCACCACGTGGCCAAGGCCCTCCCCGCCGTCCTGGACGCCTCCGTCGTGGCCCGCTCCCGCCATGCCTACAGCGAACAACTGCGGCTCCTGGAGCGGGCGATGGAGCTGTGGGACACCGCCCCCGAGGAGACACGGGACCGGCTGCGCCCCATCGACTACACCGAGGTCTACCCTCCCTGCGGCTGCGACCCCGCCACCACGCCCCTGCGCTACCTCGACCTCATGGCCGAGGCCGCTGTCGCCGGTCGGCTCTCCGGGCAACGGGAACGCGCCCTGAAGATCACCAAGCGCGCACTGCATCTGCTGGGGGACGAGGGCGACCCGCTGCGCGCCGCCTGGTTCTGGGTCCAGCGCTCCCGGCTGGTGCAGGCCCTGGCCCGAGGTGACGGCTGGCAGGAACTCGGCACCGCCCAGCAGCTCATGCGCGGCCTGCCGCCCTCCGAGGTGCACGCCGAGGTGCTCGCCACCGCCGCCAACTGGTCGATGCTCCACGAACCCGGCCCCGACGCCCTCTCGGCCGCCGAGCGTGCCGTCGAGTACGCGCGCATGGTTGGCGCCCGCGAGATCGAACTCAACGCCCGCCTCACCCTCGGCGGCCTCATGGTCGACGCGGGCTCCGCCGAGCAGGGCCTCGCGGAGATGTACGAGGTCAGGGACCGCGCTCTGGCCGAAGGCGTCTCGTACGTCGCCGGCCGGGCCTACGTCAATCTGCCCTCCGAACTCGACGCGGTCGGCCGCACCCGGGAAGCCGTGCCCCTCCTGCAGGAGGGCCTCGTCTACACCCGCAAGTTCGGTCAGTTGGACTCCGAGGCCTGGGTGTGGGCCAACCTCTCGGAGGCGCTGTACTCCCTGGGCCGCTGGGACGAGGCCGCCGACGCCGCCGCGGGCGCCCTGCGCGTGGGGCTCAGCGCCAAACCCCAGGGCGGTGGCGCCGTGTGTCTGGCGCACGTCGCCCTCGGCCGCGGCGACCTGCCTGAGGCGGCCCGCCAACTGGCCTCCGCCCGCGCCTACTTGGGCACGCACGACCCCATGCCTCAGCACACGTTCCTCCTGTCCCGCATCGAGATCGGCGTGGCCGCCGGCGAGGGCCGGCTCCTCGACGCCCGAGCCGAACTGGCCCGCGCCCTGGTCCCCGACATTGCGCCCGGCACCCAGCGCTACGGCTGGCCCCTGCTCCTCGCCGCCGCGACCGCCGAGGCCGACGCCCGCACCCTGCCCGTCGCGGCGGCGGGCCGCGCCGAGGTTCTCGAACGGCTCCGCGAGGCCGCCAGGAAGACCACGACCGACGCCCCCGTCTGGCTCGCCCACGAGCGGTGGGTGCGCGCCGAACTCACCCGGGCCGAGGGCCACGACAGCGCCGACACCTGGTCGGAGGTGGTGACCGCCTTCGAACGCCTGGACCGGCCCTACGACCTCGCCCGCGTCCGCCACCGCCTGGCCGAGGCACTCCTCACGGCCGGCGGCGAGGACGAGCGCGATCGTGCTGCCGAGCTGCTGCGACTGGCCCACGCCGTCGCCGACCACCTCGGTGCCCGCCCGCTCGCCGACGCCGTGGCGCTGCTCGCGCAGCGCGCCCGACTGGCCCTGGGCCGCGTCCCGGCCCAGCGGCCCGCCGACCCCGCCGAGGCCCTCGGCCTCACCAGCCGGGAACGCGACGTCCTGCGCCTGGTGGCCGCCGGCCGCACCAACCGCCAGATAGCCGAGGAACTCTTCATCTCCCCGAAGACGGCCAGCGTCCACGTCTCGAACATTCTGGCCAAGCTCGGCGTCTCAGGAAGAGGAGAGGCCGCCGCCGTGGCCCATCGGCTGGAGCTGTTCGCGACGGGGGACGGAGACCGGCTGGTCGCCGGATGA
- a CDS encoding MMPL family transporter codes for MAALARWCVRHRLVAVLLWLLAFGGVSAAAAVTGSAYSNDYEAPGTESGRAMQLLQDGFPGFGGDSDTVVWHTTPGSVRAADVEQTMTESLDRIADLPGVASVSSPYDGQGTGRISSDGHTAYATVTFDDRAEDIKKSEAEAVVHTAKAAEADGLQVELGGSAIALTESSGGHVAEIVGVVVAAVVLFLAFGSFAASVLPIATALVSVGTAYAAIVLLGHAMTVADFAPMLGMLIGLGVGIDYALFIVTRHRRGLKRGLSATEAVTSAVATTGRAVVFAGATVCIALLGMLILRLSFLNGVAIAASLTVVLTVAASVTLLPALLSFIGPRALSRRERRHLVEHGPQPELPTGFAARWSAFVERHPKVLGIVALAVMAVLALPTFSLHLGTSDQGNDPRPSTTRQAYDLLGHGFGPGVNGPLTVATRVNGGEDRLTLDNLDATLRTTEGVASVTPVTYNTGGTTAYFTVVPSSEPQSQKTSDLVDRLRTEVLPRAETGTSLDLRVGGVTASYDDFADVIVGKLPLFVGVVIGLGCLLLLLAFRSIGIPAKAAAMNVAAVAAAFGVVVVIFQWGWGSELLGLGRAGPIEPFLPVIMVSVLFGLSMDYQVFLVSRMYEEWLETGDNRRAVRVGLAETSRVINSAAVIMISVFLAFVLSGDRVIAMFGIALASAVALDAFVLRTLLVPALMHLLGGANWWLPRWLDQRLPRISIEPPECRAAHERLAAATDAEVADVLAKGREADVRDISG; via the coding sequence GTGGCAGCCCTTGCGCGTTGGTGTGTTCGGCACCGCCTCGTCGCGGTCCTCCTGTGGCTCCTCGCCTTCGGCGGGGTGAGCGCGGCCGCCGCCGTCACAGGCTCGGCGTACTCGAACGACTACGAGGCTCCCGGCACCGAGTCGGGCCGGGCCATGCAACTGCTGCAGGACGGATTCCCGGGGTTCGGCGGCGACAGCGACACCGTCGTCTGGCACACCACGCCCGGCTCCGTCCGGGCCGCCGACGTCGAGCAGACGATGACCGAGTCCCTGGACAGGATCGCGGACCTGCCCGGGGTGGCCTCGGTGAGCAGTCCCTACGACGGCCAGGGAACCGGCCGGATCAGCTCCGACGGGCACACCGCGTACGCCACCGTCACCTTCGACGACCGCGCCGAGGACATCAAGAAGTCCGAGGCTGAGGCTGTCGTGCACACCGCCAAGGCCGCTGAGGCCGACGGCCTCCAGGTGGAACTCGGCGGCAGCGCCATCGCGCTCACCGAGTCGTCGGGCGGGCACGTGGCCGAGATCGTCGGCGTGGTCGTCGCCGCCGTCGTGCTCTTCCTCGCCTTCGGCTCGTTCGCCGCGTCGGTACTGCCCATCGCGACCGCGCTGGTGAGCGTCGGCACCGCGTACGCCGCGATCGTGCTGCTCGGGCACGCCATGACCGTCGCCGACTTCGCGCCCATGCTCGGCATGCTGATCGGGCTCGGCGTGGGCATCGACTACGCGCTGTTCATCGTGACCAGACACCGGCGCGGACTGAAACGCGGGCTGTCCGCCACCGAGGCGGTCACGAGCGCAGTGGCGACCACGGGCCGTGCGGTGGTCTTCGCGGGTGCCACCGTTTGCATAGCCCTGCTGGGGATGCTGATCCTCAGGCTGAGCTTCCTCAACGGCGTCGCGATCGCCGCCTCCCTGACCGTCGTCCTGACGGTCGCGGCCTCTGTCACCCTGCTGCCCGCCCTGCTGTCCTTCATCGGCCCGCGCGCCCTGAGCCGGCGCGAGCGGCGCCATCTGGTGGAGCACGGGCCCCAGCCGGAGCTGCCGACCGGGTTCGCCGCCCGCTGGTCGGCGTTCGTGGAGCGCCACCCCAAGGTCCTCGGCATCGTCGCGCTGGCCGTCATGGCCGTCCTCGCGCTGCCCACGTTCTCCCTCCACCTGGGCACCTCCGACCAGGGCAACGACCCCAGGCCGTCCACCACACGCCAGGCCTACGACCTCCTCGGGCACGGCTTCGGGCCCGGCGTCAACGGTCCGCTGACGGTGGCGACGCGCGTCAACGGCGGCGAGGACAGGCTCACCCTCGACAACCTCGACGCCACCCTCCGCACCACCGAGGGTGTCGCCTCGGTGACACCGGTGACGTACAACACCGGCGGCACCACCGCGTACTTCACCGTCGTCCCGAGTTCCGAACCCCAGTCGCAGAAGACCAGTGACCTCGTGGACCGGCTGCGCACCGAGGTACTGCCGCGCGCCGAGACCGGCACCTCGCTCGACCTGCGCGTCGGCGGAGTGACGGCCAGCTACGACGACTTCGCCGACGTCATCGTAGGCAAGCTGCCCCTGTTCGTCGGCGTCGTCATCGGCCTCGGCTGCCTCCTGCTGCTGCTCGCCTTCCGCTCGATCGGCATCCCGGCGAAGGCCGCCGCGATGAACGTCGCCGCGGTCGCCGCCGCCTTCGGCGTCGTAGTCGTGATCTTCCAGTGGGGCTGGGGCAGCGAGCTGCTGGGCCTCGGCCGCGCGGGCCCGATCGAGCCCTTCCTGCCCGTGATCATGGTGTCCGTCCTCTTCGGACTCTCCATGGACTACCAGGTCTTCCTGGTCAGCCGGATGTACGAGGAGTGGCTGGAGACCGGCGACAACCGGCGCGCCGTCCGCGTCGGGCTCGCCGAGACCAGCCGGGTGATCAACTCCGCCGCGGTCATCATGATCTCGGTCTTCCTCGCCTTCGTCCTCAGCGGCGACCGTGTGATCGCCATGTTCGGCATCGCGCTCGCCTCGGCCGTCGCCCTCGACGCCTTCGTGCTCCGCACGCTGCTGGTGCCCGCCCTCATGCACCTGCTCGGCGGCGCCAACTGGTGGCTGCCCCGCTGGCTCGACCAGCGCCTGCCCCGTATCAGCATCGAACCGCCGGAGTGCCGCGCCGCCCATGAAAGGCTGGCCGCCGCGACGGACGCCGAGGTGGCGGACGTACTGGCGAAGGGGCGGGAAGCGGATGTACGCGATATCTCTGGGTGA
- a CDS encoding 2-hydroxyacid dehydrogenase: MTPDVWLPLPPDTVEGLPEGPNYRFWDGADEFPADPADCAYYVVPYMKPSEVAVRPLPELHGVQVVQTLSAGIDNVVPGLKHLRPGVQVCNARGVHEASTAELALTLILASLRGVPDFVRAQGRGEWLGGFRPALADRNVLIVGYGSIGSAIEDRLVPFEVARVARVARSARTTVRGPVHPLSDLPALLPEADVVVLVTPLNESTRGLAGADFLARMKDGALLVNVSRGPVVDTKALLAEVETGRITAALDVTDPEPLPREHPLWRAPGVLISPHVGGPTSAFLPRAKRLLVDQLTRFMNREPLRNVILTTGATGA; this comes from the coding sequence CTGACTCCTGACGTGTGGCTTCCCCTCCCGCCGGACACCGTCGAAGGGCTTCCCGAGGGCCCCAACTACCGCTTCTGGGACGGCGCCGACGAGTTCCCCGCAGACCCGGCCGACTGCGCCTACTACGTCGTTCCCTACATGAAGCCCAGTGAGGTGGCCGTACGTCCCCTGCCCGAGTTGCACGGTGTGCAGGTCGTGCAGACGCTGTCGGCCGGCATCGACAACGTCGTACCGGGCCTGAAGCACCTGCGTCCCGGCGTTCAGGTGTGCAACGCGCGCGGGGTGCACGAGGCGAGCACCGCCGAGCTCGCGCTCACCCTGATCCTCGCCTCGCTGCGCGGCGTCCCCGACTTCGTGCGCGCCCAGGGCCGCGGAGAGTGGCTCGGCGGGTTCCGGCCCGCGCTGGCCGACCGGAACGTCCTCATCGTGGGATACGGGTCGATCGGATCCGCGATCGAGGACCGGCTCGTTCCGTTCGAGGTCGCGCGGGTGGCGCGCGTCGCGCGCTCGGCGCGCACCACGGTGCGCGGTCCGGTGCATCCGCTCTCCGACCTGCCCGCCCTGCTCCCCGAGGCGGACGTCGTCGTCCTCGTCACGCCCCTCAACGAGTCCACGCGCGGCCTGGCGGGCGCCGACTTCCTGGCGCGTATGAAGGACGGCGCGCTCCTGGTGAACGTCTCCCGCGGCCCCGTGGTCGACACCAAGGCGCTGCTCGCGGAGGTGGAGACCGGTCGTATCACGGCCGCCCTCGACGTCACCGACCCCGAACCGCTGCCGCGTGAGCACCCCCTGTGGCGCGCGCCCGGCGTTCTCATCAGCCCCCACGTCGGCGGGCCCACGTCCGCGTTCCTGCCCCGCGCCAAGCGGCTGCTCGTGGACCAGTTGACCCGATTCATGAACCGGGAGCCGCTGCGCAACGTGATCCTTACGACAGGCGCAACCGGCGCGTGA